Sequence from the Ziziphus jujuba cultivar Dongzao chromosome 9, ASM3175591v1 genome:
ggagagaaaCAGAAACCCctcatcttttaaaaataagtaaTGTGTCAGGAGAATTTGGTACAAGAAGCTGTGGATACACTTCTTGATAATGGAATCCGTAGACAACCAATGAGGGACGGTCATAATAAGGCTTACAAGTCGTTTTTAGATGTAATTGAAGGCAAAGAAGGAAGAATTCATGAGACTTTGCTTGGCAAACGTGTTGATTATTCGGGGCGTTCTGTCATTGTCATCGGTCCTTCACTTTCATTACATCGATGTGGATTGCCTCGCGAAATAGCAATAGAACTTTGCCACACATTTGTAATTCATGGTTTAATTAGACAACAGTTGGCTTCGAATATAGGAGttgctaaaagtaaaatttaggaaaatttgaaagaaaagaacaaagatatcgatgaaaacaaaaatagaggTACTCGAACCCTTGGTACCAAAAACTCATACAATGAATTAACAATTCGACGCTTTCGTCCACTCCATCTCTCCCTCAATTGAAAAGAGATAATTACTATGTTATCACAAAAATAAGGCTTAAAAAAGcccttcatttatttttttagtgtttttttttatatttttattactttattatgtataatatgtatacaatagtttatataatagatacggaatgataatgatatagaatcaaattccatttagaccatttagataaaacaaaagcatttatattatataattagattatgtaaaatgtatataaaacatatacatatatgttatatatagttctataatcatatatgtataatatatgtataaggatataacatatatgtagaAAGCAAAGACTTGAAAGAGATATCAACAATCCAATCTACACAATCTACAatagtccaatatataaatccaatagaaattatatatccaatataaatgaaataaatataaaaaatccaatataaatcaaatctcaaaatggaatctatatttgttaatatgtttaacgtagatttttttagattttttgaatagatttatttaattaatatatgtttaatatataaattctgtatttttttataatatataaataataaaaaaatagaaatattgaaaaaaataatattaattattaataataataaaaacctcTTTGATTTTGTCCGGAAGGGTCCTTTATTTCCACGGCTTGGCCTAGTCAGTACCTAGTCAAGTTGGGCCTCTTTTTGTTCAATcataataagataaaatgatttatttaatttgaaaacaaataatttgaaaccaaaacaaaaaggtCTGTTATTGAAACAACAAAAGTCATCAAAAGACCTAATTTGATATGGAATCAAATGACTCCAAAATTGGCTTGGTTCCAAGATGTAGAATCTATGTTAAGTCATCATTTAGCAAGGCTACTAGGACTTGGTCTCTTTCTTGGGCAGGGCATCAAGTACATgtatttttactaattaatgaATTTCTAAATGCTGAGTAGATCCTAAAGAGATTCCACTTCATCATGAATTTATCTTGAATTAGGATCTTTTGGCTCAACTTTATCCCAGTTTTGTTGTGAGAATCTATAGTATCTCTTctctatatatgataaaataggATGAAACTTTTcttcaattcaaaataattgaaatttttttttttattatgacaaATGGCAAATAGCGAGTTCCTCCATGTTGTGTCAAATTcacattgaaaaaagaaaaagttgtttTCTCGTATGAATATGAAGAACCTTTTTTCGTAAAATCTCACCTACTAATAAGTTTCTATTCCAAAACAGAATGAAAAGGACAATATATAGGATGGGTAGGAGAAATTGTGATACTCAACTTGATCCATGATCCGAAACGacaagatataataatatataaacaagatataataatatataaaataaaaatataattataaaaatgataattaaaacatataatataaaaaataaaaatctacacCAATCCTAAGGATCCATATGATTAATTATGGATCCATCACAACAATAGAATAGGATTTACATCTTTCATTAATAGTTCAAGTTACACACTCCCATAATCCATTTTATCTTCGGAAAATTCACTTCAACTATgagtgtcaaaaaaataaaaataatacattaataCATTTTTGCGGAGTTGAAGAGAAATATCCAAATACATGTCTTGCTCGTTTCAATAAGCCATATTTGTAGCAATGAAATACTATTGATCCTACCCGATTGATAAGTGATTGATTAAAAATAACTATGATataatcttttattatataatttgtagCACGGACATATGAGTTGATACCATTACTATCTATAGAAAGATATCGGGTATGAATCTATAGACCTATCTGTCTGTGTACATATATGGATGCATGATCCAGCATGCCCCTttgtaaagtaaaaaaaaaaaaaaataccctcGATTCTAtgccttaataaaaaaaagtggcaAAAGTCGGTAATAAGTCATATAGAATCAATGATGGAGTCATGGTAAAATACTTTtatgatgcatttttttttaacaattttttggcTGATAAAGAGATCAAGTGGTACAATTCTTTTGTTGGTAGATTGGAGGATTAGAAACATGACTTGCTTTCCAATTGGCTATTTTTGCATTAATTGCTACTTCATCAATCTTACTAATTAGTGTACCCGTTGTATTTGCTTCTCCTAATGGTTGGGCgggtaacaaaattatatacaataaaataataaaatcctaaaaaatatagcaaacactaaaaaaagaaaaaagaaaaaaaaaaggctttttttAAGCCTTATTTTTGTGTAGATATGGTCAATTTGGCAATTTAATTTAGCTATTTGATGAATATGGATTTCCATCAACAATCGGAAACAACATACATTCATCCAACTTTTTacttacaatttatttttataaataaagccAGGGAAATTGGATATCTACCACAAAAGACTTTAAAGGATAATGTGAAATTATTAATCATGGAGTGGGAAATTGTTTTTAGTTATTTTGGCTTAATTGTGGGTTGACATACAAATTGGAACTTCATGAATTCCAAAGTGAAAAGCTATTGTAAGTATGTGATGTAGGTTGTGGTTGCTCTTTACTTTTCTTGAAAAACCTTGGTAGGAATGTCCTTtgcaaaaatttgttttttgattattgTTCTTGCTTTAGCAGATGAAGTGAGtttcttttgtttatatttttatttctttccttgaactctctttattaatatttaaatcaattggAATTATTGTTAGATTTATCCAAGTCTATTAATGTTCCAGGTGTATAtattgattatttgtttttgggatTTATGTTGATCGAGGTCAAAACAACTTGGAGACTGTAACATTGCTACTTGCACTCAAGGCAAGCTTTTGTGTCTATGAATATTGTAAAGTTGTTGTATAGTTCTACTCTTAGTGCCTTGGTAGATCTTGTAGATTGAGTGTCATGAGAATGTTTACTTAATATGTGGAAGCCATGAGGCTATTGACAGAAatgcacttttcttttttttctttttttttccttttttttttttttttttttgcattgagTGCATTGAGAGAATTGTATGTATTATATGTACACTTGGGCTTGATtgtgttaataattaatttacttatAGGGAGAGAGCACGGAATATGAGGCATACATACGATTCAATCTAAAttttaagaagaaaatattagatattttgTATATACTAACCATAATCAATGACTTACAAGGTTTATATGTGCTAGTAATAGAATTGGCTTCTTTACTTATTTATGTAGTATGGTCCTGGACACATCATTTCTGTAATATtttagttggcccattggactgaaAGACCAGCTCCCTTTAActtatctaatttattattattattattaattattattttatgtgtgttaaAGTATTGGATAAGCTATGTGACTTGAATGTAACTTTAGTCTTTAAAAGGCTGAAGGATTGTTGATGGTAGGAATGGCAATTTTCCCCACACAACCCGAAAACCGCGGTGCACTGCCTTTAATGGGGCTGTTTTTCCCCCCAAAATTCAGGATTATGAAGCAGGCTCGAGATAAATTCTTAAGGCTCGAATTGGAATCGGCTCAATatcgaaaaataaaaatcccagCTCAAACCCAACGtagtatatatttactttttttttatagttttatttaagtgaaggaatattaaattattgatatattatttagcTTTTTTGGACTATTTAAAAGCTAACTACATGTAAAAgacttaaaagataatttttgagaaaaacaaagaaaaataaaaaatatttaaatataagtaAAAGCTGATGCTTTTAAGCCAAAAAACATAAAGTCGatcacaatgtttttttttttttttaatttacaaaggAAAAACCTATGTTTTTAAGCCAAAAAGTTTCggatttatctttctttttttcttactaaaatataacaatgttatttttcaaaaatttataaggACAAAATCGacatttttaaactaaaaaaacatCGACTTTGCCTACCAAAATGTAACACAATAGttgaaaggaaaatataaaagaaaacaaagaacgagataataaaaaaatgataataataattaaaataatgaggtggaaaaaaaaaacaaaagagatatGATTTCACATTATTTATTCCAACTAAAGCTAACAATTTGAGAAGAGGGAGTTGGACACGTGGGATGTAATGGTTACACAGTAACACAAAAATGACTTTTTCTGTGGGCAAAACCTCTGACTCTGAGCGAAGCCCGTAATAATGCTAAGtagtatttattatataatattattatcattattcaaAGGGTTCTATTCAAAATTACTCTCTCTATTTCCCGTGTCACTCGAAGCCTCACAATTTCTGAGACCGAGTTTGGAGTCTCTCTCCAACAGGGTTCTGTTCAAAATTACTCTCTCTGTTTCCCGTGTCACTCGAAGCCTCACAATCTCTGAGACCAAGTTTGGAGTCTCTCTCCAAAGTCCAAACgttcacaatattttttttttttaaaatttacaagggAAAAATCGATGCTGTTAAACCAAAAAGGATcggttttgcctttttttttttttttatgccttGCTAAAACATCacaatattcttttttaaaagaaatttataaagtaaaaatcgatatttttatccaaaaaataacgattttgctcaaaatttatgtTCTTTTGCTTATTAAAAGatcacaatgtttttttttttattttaaatttacagGGAAAAAActaaagctatatatatatgtttttttacttACTAAAAgattacaattatatatatttatatataaaatcgtAGGTGGCCATGCGGGGAATGGATTGCTCCGTCCCCGATTGAAAAATCCCCATCTCCATCCTGTCtctaaaaaaacagagaaaattcCGGAGATGAGATGGAAAACTTCCTATAGGGAGGGGATTTAAAAAAACCAGTTCTGCCCTGTCCCGTTGACATTACTAGTTGATGGTGCAAGTCTGTGAGaatacaataaattattttctattaaacCAATTTTACAATCTTTTTGGAATACATGAGAGAGACAGGTTTAAAGGGCAGTTTGTTCATTAAGcactgctattattattatttgttttctattttgtataATCATTGATCATGACTCCAATAGTTGCTTTTGGAGGTTAGTCGTTCTAAtcagtttatttatttgataaagtGAAAATATTGTGCGTATGATCTATCGGTTTTTATAGTACTTGATTAAtctatttgaatattattagtACTAACCATCGGTATCAGAGTCATATGCACAAATTTCAAGATATGTTTTATggactatattatattatataaaagctatgatatatatatatatatatatttatatagacatCCATTTGATTTGTCATTTGTGGCTTACGATCCTTTGTATGGTTTGTGATATTCATGCTTAGTTTCCTTTAAATATTGCTTGttgagataaataaataatattcatgTAATTTTTTCTTCACAAATCGAATGTATGttggaattgattttaattCTCGAATTATATTGTTTGGAGACCGATTACATCGTTTGATCTTTATAATACCTCTGTTTgtcttaaaattgttttttggcCATTTCTACATGGAATGGAATGCATTTAATACCTTGATTTGGTCTGAAAGCTTCTAAACACTGTTGAACCCATGAAAAAAATGTTGCCAATTTTAAGGTGTTTGGGCATTGTTTTTGGTCTATTTTGGCCAAAAGTGAACTTGGATTCTTGTTGCCCATGGTTGGATGATTTTTGCACTGTTGATTTGGCTGGAAATAGTGGCTATAGTAGGGAAATTTTCAGTGGGTTGAAAACCAGATCGTGTAACTTGTTTTGCTGCAAACGGGTTCACTTACAAACCAAGTgggaggaagaagatgaagtcAATAAATGTCATTTGACTCCTCCTTTAGCCAAATGACATATTATCTGGTATGAGCTGATGTTAGCAacctaatttcaaaaaaaaaaaaaatttatttatttatataaaaaatttcatttccaattttattttattatttccattttatatttttaattgccCATGGTCAAAATTGAatgtgtttggttttttttaaataagcttTATGCCTAATTGAtataaaagcataaaattttgaatactcACTTGCTGTGGGGctattttgtctgcattataGGTACTAATAGAATATCGATTGATATAGTAAATGGAATCTTAGGTATTTACCTTTTATAGAACTTAATTTATCCGTAGAACTTAATTTATCCAATTTATGGGTACCAATATATaatgttggcatagtggataggatatttaaatatttctttatctcttgaaattgtcaaatatatttattttctcccTTAATGAGCCAATGTTTATATGGGGTGATTATGCTACCTTGTTGGTGGTTTAGTTACTTTGTAGGATGTTTAGAATAGCAGTGCAAATTGATTGGACATCATgaattgcaggttctgagttatCCTGTTGGTAACTTAGTTCAATGCATTTAGGTGATTTTGTTGACTATCACTAATTTCTATATGTGTATCTTTTGTGCTACATAGACCCTAGtgatatttgcatttttttgtttcttattaaAGGGATGGAAAATAGTATttgcattattttatattattaaatgctTTCTTAAGTTTGCTAGTTTCATAGCTAGTGGCATCCTTAATATTCTACCAAATattgccatgatgaaattggatgtggCCAATTACTAGAAATGGAAGAAAGCTTTGGTAATGAAGTGGACATTCAAGAAACTTGATATGACATTGGAAATGGATCGACCAAGTGATAAGAATCCACCcgtgcctgcacaaccgacaacccgctgtggtgctgacccgatacggatgaagaccggacgatcattagggctcaagctaaaagtttaaggacaactatgctgcctttatctagggagtaattcattctcaaaaaggcttgtccatacccgaagatacagagtctgttttaagcatccaagtggtagaggCTGATGTGGACCCGAGTAGCTATCATCAGACATCATACATTGGACATTTTACACTGGACAACCATACATCGAACATCTGACATTGGACATCGGACTTCAATCGGACATCCATACATTAGACATCTGACATTGGACGTCAAACTTCAGACATCAGACATAAATTAGcttggacatcagacataagttagctcagacattaGATATAAGTAagcttagttgtcaaattagtcaactcgtttcctaatttgcatttgactttttggtttttatttatttattggctggaaaaatcaacttaggaaagttattattttattattttcattgtaaattaattaattcctaattcaaaataaagaaattaattgatacaatttagtttaggaaagtagtgtaaaattcagccaacttgtttctttttcttttggtggccggttttacttagttaattagggttttattttgtaactttttagcctatttaagggcttgtttatCAGTAATATTTAGTAccttattcatatagaaaattatttgtgagattgaattctctttgttctctttcaacacctaaaacatccttagtgaatgagtattttagttttacttatcaatagaaaatccatcacctattggggcatctttattatactaaggtttctaattataggttggttagggatcaaagtgaccattagaagttgaacataattagatccgggttaatataatatgggtttaggcgcagaTCGTCCTAgtttcgtatcatttggtatcagagccaaattttgttcaggtttgatctatctttgtttgttttattttattttgtgttaatatgcaattttaacattaggttatgATTGCATCTATCTCACatacgttcagcatcttaaaaaaagaaaaacaaaattcctagttaaattaggtttcttagttttattgtattttttgcttcctagtttgttggttgcttttcatcattgttcttcttaattttggtttttgtttgctattttagtattaaatatttgcattcatattcaaaaaaaaaaagaagagagagggtttgcggcaacatatacaaatttgcaaaaaattacaaatttgcaTTTTATTGTTGGAGGTCAtaggtttggtgattatttggtgttggaattgcaattttgatgttgattcttgctactgcagttgtcttatgttctgtgagtaaaaaaaaaaaaaaaaaaaaaaagaagaaaaagccgaatataaacaaaaaaaaaaaatcggtttgtcgaatttggtgttgaaatttattgctggaaatttcttggagctactgaattgttgattatttattcaatatttggagtttctggagaattattttggtTGCTGGatgtttgaattttgggtgcttaaattatttggattaaaattagttaaagaatttgatacaaagctagaattacaagaacaacaaccaacactattctttaatcttgttcgaattgattcttgttcctttttgaaattctttttctaaatttttattcttgaatcctaaaTTTCTTACAATCTGTTCcaattcttattgattccaaaattttctttattaatttgctttattttgcctagaaaagccaaaaactaggttttattaaatTCATCGGTATTGCTTGTTTATTGCTacttttttattgataagtttaattaaaatatacttgtgatctcaTTGcttttttgtgggtgttttaataagaactttgagataattttttgagtggaaaagacaagagtgtgtgagcttaaaaaaagataaaagccaaaactagtgtgaaaacacaagtgtcgagaccttgattgagtgaaacacatgaaggAGTGATTTTtgttgagaatttattttatatagcattatttatactaacatggcagattcaaggttgaggagaagtgatccaccactaagaactaatgaagaagaatccgtaggattccatggtgattcttgagctacagggagtggtgagcaaacggataTGAGGGCTGTATTGGAATAATTACAGCatatgaatgctcaatttgaccacataaatcaaaggatggacagaatagaaacatcttaTGGTGGAccgaatttgaggcaagagttccatggaggtcaaGGAGGCTGTGGACGAACTAGaaaggagtttgaagaggaaaattttggagatgattttgaggaaggaatggatgaaacttttgtgGTCCAAGAGAAGCTAGGCTATGGGAGGCATAtgagagaggaggt
This genomic interval carries:
- the LOC132799417 gene encoding DNA-directed RNA polymerase subunit beta'-like, translating into MCQENLVQEAVDTLLDNGIRRQPMRDGHNKAYKSFLDVIEGKEGRIHETLLGKRVDYSGRSVIVIGPSLSLHRCGLPREIAIELCHTFVIHGLIRQQLASNIGVAKSKI